One Amaranthus tricolor cultivar Red isolate AtriRed21 chromosome 1, ASM2621246v1, whole genome shotgun sequence DNA window includes the following coding sequences:
- the LOC130811060 gene encoding transcription factor ORG2-like — protein sequence MFPDVCSTLLGWDEYPLELGTVYQETFPSFDLDNSVFQFSSYQPYKDYDQVKRSESSVSPQGNTIVTDDIDHDPQLARKLSHNASERVRRKKISNLYSSLRQLLPATYRKEKLSIPRTVVKAVEYIPKLEKEVKELIRKKEQVSSKLTKLVGNASDSKKSKLEVKKHIVKETMSSSISTHQVGDKEMVIQISSLLEKISFSEMNS from the exons ATGTTTCCTGATGTTTGCTCAACTTTATTAGGATGGGATGAGTATCCCTTAGAATTAGGGACAGTTTACCAAGAAACCTTTCCCAGTTTTGACCTAGATAATTCAGTCTTTCAATTTTCATCTTATCAACCTTATAAAGATTATGATCAAGTCAAAAGAAGTGAATCATCAGTATCACCTCAAGGTAATACAATTGTAACAGATGATATTGATCATGATCCCCAATTAGCTAGGAAACTGAGCCATAATGCAAGTGAAAGAGTTAGAAGGAAAAAGATTAGCAACTTGTATTCTTCTCTGCGTCAATTGCTTCCAGCTACTTATCGAAAG GAAAAACTAAGCATTCCAAGGACAGTTGTAAAGGCCGTTGAGTACATAccaaaattagaaaaagaagTGAAAGAGCTAATTAGAAAAAAGGAACAAGTTTCATCAAAACTTACAAAACTAGTAGGAAATGCAAGTGACTCTAAGAAATCCAAATTAGAGGTTAAAAAACACATAGTTAAAGAGACAATGTCATCTTCCATTTCTACACACCAAGTGGGTGATAAAGAAATGGTGATCCAAATATCAtctttattagagaaaatatcATTTTCTGAGATGAACAGTTGA